ACTTGTTGAGCAGGCGCTTCTGTTGTCGCACCGCGTACGGCCCGAACCCGGCCAACTTCGCAGTGAGCTCGCCGATGCGGCGGTCGAGTTCGTCGGGCGAAACGACCTCGTGCACCAGGCCCCAGCCGGCCGCCGTATCGGCGTCGATCGTCTCGCCAGTCATCAGCAGCCAGGCCGAGTGGGAAGCGCCGATCAACGCCGGCATCAGCGCCGAGTGAATCACCGACGGGATGCCCACGGCGACTTCCGGCATGCCGAACTTCGCGCCGGACTCCGCGATCCGCAGGTCGCACGACATCGCTATCTCCAGCCCCCCGCCCAGGCACCAGCCCGCCAGCCGGGCGACGACGGGGACGGGACACGCGCGAATCGCCTCGCAGAGGCCTGCCAGTCGACGGATGAACGCCTCGGCGGTGGACCGATCCAGGACAACCATCTCGTTGATGTCGACGCCACCGATGAACGCTCTCTCGCCGGCCCCGC
This genomic window from Mycobacterium saskatchewanense contains:
- a CDS encoding enoyl-CoA hydratase, translating into MESRFVRLGRDGGTVTVELTNSKPLNIIGADAIAELTWALRDVGQDPDVRVVVLRGAGERAFIGGVDINEMVVLDRSTAEAFIRRLAGLCEAIRACPVPVVARLAGWCLGGGLEIAMSCDLRIAESGAKFGMPEVAVGIPSVIHSALMPALIGASHSAWLLMTGETIDADTAAGWGLVHEVVSPDELDRRIGELTAKLAGFGPYAVRQQKRLLNKWFDMTVHGAIEDSVEQFGLAFLTGEPQQHMRAFLSRKNATSGKG